CAAGGATCGATACAAGTGTCGGGGTTCCTGTGCGCAAGCGTTGATGTCTCTAATCTAATCGTTGATTCTAGTTGTATTTCGAATAATAAAttgtaatttctttaaaaataaaaaattattttcttgaatttaagtaTAGATTTTCCGTCAACTATGAAAACATTTCCCGTTAATCCATTTTCCTaggaaaactaattaaaaaaatacttttttcaatgGAACAaccgcgaaacaaatggagtcttaCCAAAGTACTAAGCAAAGCTATTTAATTCTTTAGTAAGGCCAGGTGAAAGTCGAACTATTTAATGCTAGAGGAAACATAAAGATATGCAAAGTCGTGTGTCTTTTATATGCGATCAAGCATGCGACCGCCGAACGACGGCCAAGTTAATCTTAAACAACTCATCACAATCCTTGCACCATCgaacgaaagaaagaaaaaacaaaaaggcaacACGTCCATCGATCATATCGATGTGAAGAAACGTGTCTGACACGTAGTGGGACCCTTCTAGTTCTTGTATTGTCCTTCTCCGAGGAAACTTTTTCCAACACTAGAATAAGATTGTTCTTTTTTGATCCGAGTCAGACCTTTGAATTGCGTCGTCCAAATTTTAGGACGTAAAATTCGAGGGTATCTTCTAggatgcaaaaatgaaaaatattttctctcaatttagggAGTGATAGTGGAGAAAGTAAATTCTACGTTATATTCGAATGGCTATCGCTTGATAGGGTCGTACAATAGCGTCTTTTGTTTGAGGTGAATCATCGGAGCTTCAACTCCTGCGTCGTCGACTTTTATTTCATACAGTATTTTTGAACCGACTTATCGACGACTTAGCTCTGGTTCAAAGATACCGTGCATTAACGAAggaatgaaaataataattttttttagtttctagAGATAAATggtcttttttttccccctacaCCAGCATGCATTTATTGATGAGGTCTTTCTCCTTCTAGAAAGTCAGACAGATTCTTCAACATTGTTAGCCGACCCTCTTAATGCAAAGACCTTACCTTACCTTCCATAAAAattaaagtgaaaaaagaacATTTATTAAGGCGCGTTGTTATTTTCGCATACCATATTGAATGCCAAAGACTTCATTGGAAAAGGTTCTAAGAATAGGTGCCGAGTAGCTACTTACTAGCATAGCATGCATTTGGATCCAACGTTGTGTTTGTGTAAGAAGTCGACGGTTGTGGCCATTAACGTGCATCGTCAAACCCTAATTCCTTCCAATATAGGCCGCTTATGGAAGTCAATAGTTGTTAGATGAATGCATGTCTTCATTAAGTAAATCCCCTTTAAGGGTGGACAACACTTGGGGGACAGATGATATTGCTCTTGCCTCCTAACTATCCAGCCGTCCGTTCGCGTTAATACAAATAGATCAGAACCATGCCACGTATTTAAGAAATGAAATATGAAATTAAACAAGCCGTATTATTAAAATGAGGATGCGTTGCGATAAAAGACATACGCCCTCTCATGTTGCCATCCTCATTTGTGTGTTTTGGTCTAGATACCGTGGCTTTTCGTAAGTACGTTCTGTTATACGGATAGCCTTCATTGATAACTCTTGACCTTATATCACAATGACTAGCCATGCTCCTTCCGTCAATAGCTATCTCTCTCCTGCTTGGACATCAATCACAGGGCATAAAAAGTGAACAGGCCACCTAAAATTTAACCTCAAACTTAGAAATTCCTATCTTATTTTTCAGGAGGAAGGAAGATGAGACTTTAACTTCATGTAGCGCCCTTGGGAAGCAGCTAGGCAACcaccaaaccaaaaaaaaaaaaaaaaaaaaaaaaccctctgtCTGATACCAAATGGATAGATATGTTAAAGACACCCATTTTGCACTTTTGAACGGGAGAGTTCTTATCTATTCATCTCGATTTGATCGGACCATTTTCCTCTGCTTTATCAAAAGGAAATGACAAGACGGCGAACTGGGAAGTTGCGTCTCCCCTTTCGTGCCATCGTGCGATACATGCAATGGCACTTTCAGAGAATTCGTGGACCAGACAAGAATCTATGCCGATCCCTTAATGGAACAGTCAATAACATCACGCGGTAGCATcaagatttgccccttttcgaaGAAACTAAGGATAGAGATTGTGCCACTTGAGCATGCACATTAGGGCACACATTCATCTGCCGTATGAGCCACTTGTGTTACTAAAGTCAGAAACTTGACCTGCATAGGAACCCTACTCGAGAAAAGGACTTTCAACCGCCGAAATCAAACGGGCAAAGCAAATGTTGACGTCCCTCAAAGGAGTCCAAGCATTTCCTTTTTAAGATGCACGTATGAGTTGTATTGGAGAAGTCCCACATCAGAGAATTTATATGGTGTAGAGCggtaaatatattttaatttaccTATAACTTATTGGAGGCTCAGACTTCTACTGCACGCTTacaatattttcttaatttaagtTGATTGAACAGCGTtttgattcagaatattatCCTTCGGGAAAAATAATGGAAAGCGCTAACCCGACATAGTTTCTCTCACTTCCTTCTAGAAACCGTTGACAAGGCAATCTGTCACCCTAGACATTACAAGCTCAAACAAAAGTTTCCGCCAGGAAATATGTAAGACATTTCATTATGATAGGCCCAAGAGCAAGCTCTTCGTATAAGACAGAATGCACTTCCTTTCCACCGtgtctctcgctttctctctcaatTCTGAATTAGTTATCATCTCCGCTGCCATAGCCATTCGCCGGACCTCTCTACCTCTTTAAAAATCACTTCTTTATAATCTTAAATTCTTCATCGATCTCAATCACACCATCATCCCCGCTCCCTCTCGCGCGCCCATGGCAGATCATCAACTTTTTCCGCCGGACGACCCAGAAGAAGCAGAGGAGGCGCTCTCTCTCTGTGACCTCCCGCTCCACGGCGGGCCCGAAATGGAGAATCCTGGTAACTTCCCCACCCACCACCGCCGATCGTCATCTGATGTGTCGGAGTTCTTCGAGTTCTCCAGCAACTTTGGCTCCGACATGTGCTCCGCAGACGACGTCATAGTCTGCGGCAAGCTCGCGCCTTTCTCCTCCAAGCAATCTGCGACGAAGACGACTCCTCAGGCGACAGAGGACGGCGAAGAAAGCAAGCTAAAACTTGTGTTCCGGCGGCGATCGGAGTCGCTGTCCAAGTTGCAGGGCTCCGTGGCCAGATCAAACAGTGCCAAGTCCAACCTCATCAGGAATTGCAAGTCGCTCGATTACGGCAAGCTGAAGCCGAACCAGTCGTCTCTGGTGCTTCATTCGCACGAAGCGACAAGTGATTTGCCCGCGAGAAGCGTAGCGAGATCGGATTCGCTGGCCAAGACGGCTCCAGCTTCGAGGCCGCGGTGGTACGTGCTCACTTTCGGGCAGGTGAAGTCGGCGGCGGAGATGGAGCTCCGGGACATGAAGAGCCGGCTGTTCCGGCGGAGCCCATCGGCGATGCTGTTCCCGGCACCAGGAGACTCCGGGGAGGGGAAGGCTCAGCGGAGCACGGGCGCCGGGAAGGTGACGTGGAAGGTGCTGAGAGTGCTGAGCTGCAAGGGCCATGCAAGCGTCGCGGTGACCGCGCCTTTCGGACAGACACAGTTGGCAAAAATACGCAGCGCAGAATTGAAGTAAAGTAATATTAGCTGAAATTCCGAGTGCTTGTATTTATTGCTGGCTAATTATCCTTTCTCACATCCTGTAGCATAAACATGGTACACATAATCTATACTTTTTCAGAATATTAGGTTGCACGCACGCTCTACATATCTCACCTACCCGCATAGGATTGAACGACACCGTCAAGCGAAACTCATTTCTATAAACATAAAAGAGCTTCGAGTCACGCATCGAGATGTCGATGCCTCTACCATTAAAAGCGACAGATGAACGTGAATGTGGACCGACTAGTTTTCTGGTTTTGTGGTGATCCTGCTCGGCTTCTCCCTTCCGAATCAAAACGACAGCGAAAAGGGGCGAGACGAGCCATGGCCGGCCGGCTAGGAAAGCGAGTCCTGTGGCGATGAAGTGAAAGCAGAGACATCTTTACGTAGAAGGGAAGGCAAGAGGACAGCGAAGGTTGAAGGACATGGTCGATGATGTTCTTGGGGAGCTAATTGAGGTTTGGTCTCGGTGACGGAAATTGTAGGACATAGCAGCAATCTCATGGGAATCCCCGACAGCGACAATGggatggattttcttttttatttatctgCCGGGGTCATAGATAGAAATTTGCGGGTGGATGATGACCCAACACTAGGGTTTCTATATCATACGTCATCTTCATAAATAATAATAGCCATAGCCATCACATATTTGTCACTTATGTTATGTGTTTGTAACAACGTGCTCGGGGAAGGTCTGGCCGGAAGATAGCCCGATAAGAAGCATGTattgaagcaaaaataaaagcaGGATTTAGATAACGATacgaggaaaattatcaaaaaaattcataaacttattataattacgctaattcagtcgtaaatcttttttttttttggccaattctattgtaaacattttgcatttgtaccaattaagtcattttgctgatgtaactagtttttaataatatttttgaattgtttatttttatatattttttcttctttatttcattcttcttcttcctccagttggCCGCCAAGCTCGGCACCATCCCCGGCAAGGTGCAACCTCTCGTTGTCGCTTGGTGAGGTCTAGCATCTCGCCGCCATGTCAAGGCCGGCCTTATCGTcgttgggactaaattgaccatGTCTACCCCGGTCGcgtcacgtcaacgatttccagtcaaaattaatcggaaagGCATTAACAcgaatacaaaagatttatgatttaattgacatgaatgtaaaaggtttaggactgaattgacacaattataataggtttagaacttttttggtaatttttcccaccATAAAATTAGAGTTTTgtgtgaaaaatattatttaaatagcCGTGTATCTTACataaaatcttatttttttgttcattacaTTGTTTATCTCTTAAGCTCTTTGTGGATTGAGCTTATGGTACGTCATTGTATGTTGGACTTGAATGCGCTAACCTAGGTCCGTGAAACGATGACAAACCTTCTTAAGCAAGGATGTATCAAGTTCTCTGAAGATAAGATTTGAAAGTATTTAGGATATTCATGAGCGACTCTTAAGAAGGATTAGACGGAAATGAAGTGATACTTACCAAAATACTCCTAATATAATGGTTGTGCCagtttgaccacaaattttttaatttgattaatttagtcataaaccttttaaaaatttgccatcctttgaccaattttggtgagaaatcgctaacgtggatgctaGCCGTCTTATGAGGCACGGTTGGGACTAGcgtaattaattattttaatcctTCAATGCTTTTGTGAATTTCATAATTTagctatttatttttatttgcttctttcttctcttctcttttccttctttttttgtcattatGGCTGACAAGGGTTGCTAGAGCTTATCGGCCACCGGGCGAGGCTGGACTTGCCTGTGGCCACAATGGTCTAGGCGAGGCCACTTGTCCCGGATTTGGGCAAGGATGGCCCGTAGTCGCAATGGTCTTGTCTAGGGCAAGAGCTTCACGACCCTTGTCTAGTGGTCGGTGAGCTCGGCGACTCTCGCCGGCCACGgtccccaccaaaaaaaaaaaaacaaggaaaagagaatagaagaaaacattagaaaaaaaattgtttcgaTCGTGTTACGTAGGACGGCTAACATCCATGCCAatgatttccaaaaaaaaattggccggatagccTATAATTGACGAATCGTCAAaaagttcatgactaaattggctaaattaaaaagtttaatactaaattaacacaagtgtaatagatttagtacTACTTGCATTATTTTCCCCGACTatgaatcaaattgaatttatcATAACATTGTCAAATCAAAACCAGGTCAGCACCAGCGCAAACGTGAGCAACATCGATCCGAACGATGATCGAGGTGTCGCCCTTGTGGAACCGaaaaatgaccaacttttgtGTGTAGAATCCAACACCGTACATACCCGATCGAGAGAGTCAGGGTTGACAACTTTCTGGCCTATCGCAAAGGCTATAGGTGATAGTTGCTTTTGAACTTATTCTAGGCTCTTGTAAACTTTCGAGTGTAGAATCCAAGACCGGATTAGCCTCTTCCTCGTAGTTCTTCTCAATCCTGTTATTACAAAGCCAGTTGACGAGATTTCGACACAAGTCCTGATTTCCAATAACATGGCACAGTCGATCGCAAATAACGACGGATTGTCATGATGTATGGAAGGAAAGCGAAATGAAGAGATTGTCATCGCATAGttctttgctcttttcttttttcttttctctatggctgaaaataaaaaaaaaattataaaaattatccacgtcaacgccgatcgtgtcatgtaggatgtTGTCCAGGCCATCGATTTCTAATTAAAGTTGATCGGaagaactcaattagcaaattgtcaaaatgtttaggactaaatttattaaattaaagGTGGGTGGTTCTAGGTTCCTATATCCCGAACCCACCTGCCGCAATCGGTCCCCcatttttttggaacctgaaacccGCCTGCATACATTGAAATTGGAACTTACTCTATCACAGGTTCAGGGTCTACCTAGGTTCCACCTATATTCATAATTGAATAATTGCAATGAATTATATCTTCTAATAACCActatttgctgctacaatccaCTAACTATAACTTATATTTAGATACACGAAAAATacgaaacattaacaaagtaaatggCTCGAGTTTTGGATATCGCCGAAATATAAACTCGGACTAATGGTTCCAAAATACACACTCATCATCATACGTTATGAAATATCGCAAGATTGCGAGaagacatagaacaagaaaaataaaaagaattgttCTAACCTAGAACTTACTCGTCGGAattggtttttcaatttttaaaacccGAAACCCGCCTTGCATACCCTAGAACCTACCTTATTTCCACCGGTCGGTTATCCGATTTTTGATTCTATCCCGAAATCATGCTAACCCCCAAGTTAAATTGAAAGGTCTATAATTCAATTGACACAAGtgcgataaatttatattttttttcgtaGTTTCCGCAACACAATGACGGATATAAGATGACAAATATTAAAGCATTATGGCCTGTCTATATCTAGTGATATAAGCCCATTTGTAATCTATATTTAATAGTTACCAGAATATATAGCTAAATCTGGACTTTTAATCACCAATATATGTAGTTTTGATATTAGACCTcacacatttttatttttatttttaaagaaaaatcttcatttcatatcaaagagAGATACACCAcaattttcggaaaaaaagaGATTCCTTCCTATAGGACTAACATGTGGAACTATCAAAAACCTATTCCTTTGATTCGACGGATGAAAGAGCGCATAATTGAGATGTCGCTTCTTTGGACATAGAAGGATGCCGCCAAAAAGAATGGAAGGCTACTTCGCTCAATCTTCCTTTTCTGATTGAAACTCCACTACTGgtcttcaaaataaaaatgaaaatctcacaaaataagtaaatttgaaaagtgaatcGACTTGATACGGTTTGCAGAAACTCGCCCATTCCTCAAAGATAGATTTATCACAGCATGCAATCACAACCGATAGCAGATAACCGAATCTCGCATCATCATCGGTGATGAACACATACAAAGAAATCCCTCTATAGAAGCCATGGCTTTGCCAAAAGGCGATGTGCACCTAGGTTCGCCATCCCCAATACATTACCGAACAGAGACAAGAACAACACATATAGGTTGAGAAAATACATAAAACGCTTTATAATTCCGgatctatatctagatcggGATTCAAGAGCATCCAAATCTAATTTAAActctagatcgggagagaatAACTGCAAAAAGATGCCTGTTGATCACAAAATTACTTTTAGATAATCCAATTGATAGGAAAAAAAGCTTCGAAAACTGGGAGAGTGCTCAACAATTTGGAGCAAACACTGGAGCTAAAGCGAGCGAGCAGATTCTTCGGAGACACTAGCTCTTCGATCTTCAGAGCTCACTCTCGTAGAGGATATCAATTGCTCGTCCATGAAATTAACGAAGAGAAGGATAAAGAGATCTAAAGAAAtatgaaggagagagaggggttgggagggagggagggagggagggggactCTCTCCCTCATGAACGAAGCTGCAggcggaaaaaaaaaggaggcgaCAGCTGTGGGGAAGAAATCCTAAGAGAGAAGGGAGAAGTCTGATCTGCCACATCTTTCAGTCCTCGAGTTACACATGAGAAAATTCGTTTCCAAATGTCATGAATCCATCATATTTTCTTACGAGAACGACTATGCATAGTTGACAAGGATGTCAACAAATACATCCATGAATTCGTTGCGAAATCTAATCCGGCAACGTATAGTAGTCTGTAAAATGAATTAAGGCTTCCCAGGGCTGGGTGACCCTATGGTTAAGGTTAAACAACTAAATAGCCTTGCCATTTTCATCGCAAGATAATTTAGTCCAAGAGCGAATTGCTTGTGAGAAGTTCAGAAGTTATCTGGGTGTGACTCCttaacaagaagaagatgacatcACTTGTGGGACCTCGGAAGATctctcggtgtattttttctATCTATGCCATGAATTTACCAACCTTTATTCGAATGACTTACCAACTTATTTTAGATTAACTTGTCGGCTCGTTTCGAATTACCAATTTTTGCTTGAGTTTGTGTCAGCTTCAGTGAAAGAAAAAGGgcaacttttcatattttttacagtCAAAACTTAAGAATTACCgaagtttcaaaaaattcataagagAATTGTACCTAAGTCTTCGTGCTAATATTTGTACTttataaaaatctaaatttgctagactgaaaaaaaaaaaattaagtgccTATGGTTCGAAATTCTGATTAATTTGATTCAtatgtcatgtttaaattaatcaaaatatgtCAGCTATCGCGCCAATAATGCCTTCCCTGTTCGTTCTCTTCTCAATCTCACCATTTTTGCTTTAATTTCCATGAAATTACTGCCAAAGCAATGAAACCGGAGAACCTCCTCGTCCGTCCCCGGCCCACCCAGAAGTGCACCACGGGTTGCCCCGTCCTCGACCGCTGCCTCGGTGGCGGCATCCCCTGCCGCTCCGTCACCGAGATCGTCGCCGAGAGCGGTTGCGGAAAGACCCAGCTTTGCCTCCAGCTCCTCCTCTCCGCCCAGCTCCCGCCCTCTCACGGCGGCCTTTCCGCCTCCTCCCTCTACCTCCACTCCGAATTCCCCTTCCCTTCCCGCCGTCTCCACCAGCTCTCTCGCGCCCGTCCATTCGACCCCCGCCACGACCACGACCCTTTGGAGTATATCTTTGTGCACCCTCTGCACTCCGCGGACCACCTGCTTGACGCAATGCCCAAGATGGAATCTTTCGTGGAGAACT
This genomic interval from Rhodamnia argentea isolate NSW1041297 chromosome 4, ASM2092103v1, whole genome shotgun sequence contains the following:
- the LOC115744518 gene encoding uncharacterized protein LOC115744518, giving the protein MADHQLFPPDDPEEAEEALSLCDLPLHGGPEMENPGNFPTHHRRSSSDVSEFFEFSSNFGSDMCSADDVIVCGKLAPFSSKQSATKTTPQATEDGEESKLKLVFRRRSESLSKLQGSVARSNSAKSNLIRNCKSLDYGKLKPNQSSLVLHSHEATSDLPARSVARSDSLAKTAPASRPRWYVLTFGQVKSAAEMELRDMKSRLFRRSPSAMLFPAPGDSGEGKAQRSTGAGKVTWKVLRVLSCKGHASVAVTAPFGQTQLAKIRSAELK